A single region of the Pseudalkalibacillus berkeleyi genome encodes:
- the rapZ gene encoding RNase adapter RapZ, with the protein MEQRQHEFQMVIITGMSGAGKTVAMQSFEDLGYFCVDNLPPALLPKFVELMDDSTGKLTKVALVMDLRGREFFDQLFATIDAMADNEKIKPQILFLDAQDSKLVQRYKETRRSHPLAPNGLPLEGIKNERELLEELKGRAQKILDTTNMKPKELRENIIERYSINESHPFTVNILSFGFKYGMPIDADLVFDVRFLPNPHYIEHMRPKTGLEEEVSSYVLKWSETQKFLEKLTGLLDFIIPHYKREGKSQLVIAVGCTGGKHRSVTLAEHLKGYLGKDYRVNSSHRDIKKDKNRKIEVESKS; encoded by the coding sequence ATGGAACAACGGCAGCATGAATTTCAAATGGTTATAATTACAGGAATGTCTGGCGCAGGAAAAACAGTTGCGATGCAAAGTTTTGAGGACTTAGGTTATTTCTGTGTCGATAACTTACCACCTGCACTGCTTCCGAAGTTTGTTGAACTTATGGATGATTCGACTGGGAAACTGACGAAGGTCGCACTCGTTATGGACTTGAGAGGGCGAGAATTTTTTGATCAGTTATTTGCAACCATTGATGCAATGGCAGATAACGAAAAAATCAAACCACAAATTCTATTTCTAGATGCCCAAGATTCTAAACTTGTCCAACGGTACAAAGAGACGCGTCGCTCACATCCACTCGCACCAAACGGGTTACCACTTGAGGGGATTAAGAATGAGCGTGAATTGCTAGAAGAGCTGAAAGGTCGAGCGCAGAAAATCCTCGATACGACAAATATGAAACCAAAAGAGTTACGGGAAAATATCATTGAACGATACTCCATCAATGAGTCACATCCTTTTACCGTCAACATCCTTTCGTTCGGCTTCAAATACGGGATGCCGATTGATGCTGACTTAGTTTTTGATGTCCGATTTTTACCGAATCCACATTACATTGAGCATATGCGCCCGAAGACAGGTCTTGAAGAAGAGGTTTCATCATATGTCCTTAAATGGTCGGAAACGCAGAAATTCCTTGAAAAGCTGACAGGCTTACTTGATTTCATTATCCCTCATTATAAAAGAGAAGGGAAAAGCCAACTTGTTATTGCAGTTGGGTGTACCGGCGGAAAGCATCGCTCTGTTACTTTGGCTGAGCATTTAAAGGGGTACCTTGGAAAAGACTATCGCGTTAATAGCAGCCACCGCGATATCAAAAAAGACAAAAACCGGAAAATAGAAGTTGAATCGAAATCCTAA
- a CDS encoding 8-oxo-dGTP diphosphatase: MQRVANCVLEKDNQILVLQKPRRGWWVAPGGKMESEETIKDAVIREYREETGLYLLNPKLKGVFNFIIKEEEQIVQEWMMFTFYATDCEGEVLDESEEGKLSWKPKDEVTSLPMAPGDHHILDYMINGGGMIIGTFTYTPDFKLLSYRLDPS; the protein is encoded by the coding sequence TTGCAACGTGTAGCGAATTGTGTGCTCGAGAAGGATAATCAAATCTTAGTGCTACAAAAACCTCGTCGTGGTTGGTGGGTAGCACCTGGTGGCAAAATGGAGTCTGAAGAGACGATTAAAGATGCGGTTATTCGAGAGTACCGAGAAGAAACAGGACTCTATTTGTTGAATCCGAAGTTAAAAGGTGTTTTTAATTTTATCATTAAAGAAGAGGAACAAATTGTTCAAGAGTGGATGATGTTCACCTTCTATGCGACAGATTGTGAAGGTGAAGTCCTAGATGAGTCGGAGGAAGGTAAGTTATCCTGGAAACCAAAGGATGAGGTCACTTCCTTGCCAATGGCGCCTGGTGACCATCACATTCTAGATTACATGATTAACGGTGGTGGCATGATTATCGGAACATTCACTTACACCCCAGATTTCAAGCTACTTAGTTATCGATTAGATCCATCATAA
- a CDS encoding VOC family protein, translating into MTYHRLSNPYVDRIHLIVSNLKHSLSFYKNILGFKELEKNGNIVVLTADGKHPLVTLEEVDTAQPKQRNRTGLFHFAILLPTRKDLGNFINHVKTVNHPIQGGSDHLFSEALYLADPDGHGIEVYRDLPSEQWTWQNGELPLASDPIDIEGVLEEADGQWDGLPSETVLGHIHLHVHDLEAAKDFYVNGLGFDITIPIRQQALFVSTGGYHHHIGLNTWNGKGIAPPDESSMRMKSYSITYATEQERDHVISQLNELGYDVVISNDRVLTKDPSGNSIQLSTHNGS; encoded by the coding sequence ATGACCTATCATCGATTGTCGAATCCATATGTAGATCGAATTCATCTAATTGTTTCTAATTTAAAGCATTCACTCTCATTTTATAAAAATATTTTAGGCTTTAAAGAATTGGAGAAGAACGGAAATATCGTCGTATTAACGGCAGATGGAAAACATCCGCTTGTAACCTTGGAGGAAGTGGATACCGCTCAACCTAAACAACGTAACCGCACAGGATTGTTCCATTTTGCTATCTTATTACCAACTCGAAAAGATCTAGGGAACTTTATTAATCATGTGAAAACTGTCAACCATCCTATTCAAGGTGGTTCAGATCATTTGTTTAGTGAAGCGCTCTATTTGGCTGACCCAGATGGTCATGGCATAGAAGTGTATCGAGATTTACCATCTGAACAATGGACTTGGCAGAATGGAGAATTGCCACTTGCAAGTGATCCAATTGACATAGAAGGGGTACTAGAAGAGGCAGATGGTCAATGGGATGGCCTGCCTTCAGAAACAGTTTTGGGACACATCCATTTACATGTACACGACTTAGAAGCAGCCAAGGACTTTTACGTTAATGGGCTAGGGTTTGACATTACGATTCCGATAAGACAACAAGCTTTGTTCGTTTCTACTGGAGGATATCACCACCACATTGGTTTGAACACATGGAATGGAAAAGGTATTGCCCCACCAGACGAAAGCAGTATGAGAATGAAATCATATTCCATTACATATGCCACCGAACAAGAAAGGGATCACGTAATTAGTCAGTTGAATGAATTAGGTTATGATGTGGTTATTTCGAATGATCGAGTGTTGACAAAGGATCCGTCAGGAAACAGCATTCAACTTTCGACTCATAATGGCAGTTAA
- a CDS encoding cupredoxin domain-containing protein, whose translation MFNKRTPLYFLSLLLLAILVACGSEDSPETKNNEEPESTEEQQSDGDDQSDSKSNDQDATMDKNTIEIVATEMKFEPSTITLKKGQEYEFVLKNEGQVFHDFVEKELDVEMTFMSDMPDHPDKTSMLDRLLGTKKAYAHGDQMDMKTLHMNAEPGQTVSIKFIPKETGTFEFYCSVAGHKEAGMKGTITVEE comes from the coding sequence ATGTTTAATAAAAGGACACCACTGTATTTCCTGTCACTTCTCTTATTAGCAATTCTTGTAGCTTGTGGATCAGAAGACAGCCCAGAGACGAAGAATAACGAGGAACCAGAATCGACAGAAGAACAGCAAAGTGATGGAGATGATCAGTCAGATAGCAAGTCGAACGATCAAGATGCAACGATGGATAAAAACACGATCGAAATCGTTGCGACTGAAATGAAGTTTGAACCGTCAACAATTACTTTGAAAAAAGGTCAAGAATATGAGTTTGTATTGAAAAATGAGGGACAAGTGTTTCACGATTTTGTGGAAAAAGAACTAGATGTTGAGATGACATTTATGAGTGACATGCCAGACCACCCGGATAAAACTTCTATGCTGGATCGATTGCTAGGCACGAAAAAAGCTTACGCACACGGAGATCAAATGGATATGAAGACACTTCATATGAATGCAGAACCTGGTCAGACTGTCAGCATTAAGTTTATTCCTAAAGAAACTGGAACTTTTGAATTTTATTGTAGCGTTGCCGGACATAAAGAAGCTGGAATGAAAGGTACCATAACGGTAGAAGAATAA
- a CDS encoding gluconeogenesis factor YvcK family protein gives MNRNPKIVVFGGGTGLSVLLRGLKKFPVDITAIVTVADDGGSSGRLREELDIIPPGDIRNVLAALSEVEPLVEQLFQHRFTNGSGLSGHSLGNLLLAAMSDITGNFVTGIRELSKVLNVRGKVLPASDHRVILNAQFNDGSIISGESKIPHTGKKIVRVFLTPDTVKPLDESLRAIRDADLIVIGPGSLYTSILPSLLVPGMPEEIKKSSARKVYLCNVMTQPGETDHFTASDHVNILVAHTGQQIIDTIIVNNENVEKELLNKYATEGGEPVIYDETRLKSFGFEVISDKIVQYHDSLIRHDAKRVSEIILELVSQ, from the coding sequence TTGAATCGAAATCCTAAGATTGTCGTCTTTGGTGGTGGAACGGGTTTATCTGTACTGTTAAGGGGGCTTAAAAAGTTCCCTGTTGATATTACAGCAATTGTAACGGTAGCAGATGATGGAGGAAGTTCAGGGAGATTAAGAGAAGAGTTGGATATCATACCGCCAGGCGATATTCGCAACGTATTGGCTGCTCTTTCAGAGGTCGAACCTCTTGTTGAACAACTTTTCCAACACCGATTTACAAATGGTAGTGGACTGTCGGGACATTCTTTAGGTAATTTGCTGTTGGCTGCAATGTCTGATATCACTGGAAACTTCGTGACAGGAATCCGAGAATTGTCTAAGGTTCTGAATGTTCGGGGGAAAGTATTACCTGCATCAGACCACAGAGTTATACTTAATGCTCAGTTTAATGATGGATCGATCATTTCTGGGGAATCGAAAATCCCTCATACCGGAAAAAAGATTGTCCGAGTGTTTTTAACGCCAGATACAGTCAAGCCTCTAGATGAAAGTTTAAGAGCGATTCGGGACGCTGATCTGATTGTCATCGGACCAGGAAGTCTTTATACGAGTATACTACCTAGTTTACTTGTGCCAGGTATGCCCGAAGAGATCAAAAAATCATCAGCACGAAAAGTTTATTTATGTAACGTCATGACCCAACCTGGTGAAACGGACCATTTTACAGCATCTGATCATGTCAATATTCTCGTTGCTCATACAGGCCAACAGATAATTGATACAATAATTGTCAATAATGAAAATGTAGAGAAAGAATTGTTAAATAAATACGCGACTGAAGGTGGAGAACCTGTCATATATGATGAAACGAGGTTGAAATCCTTTGGGTTTGAAGTCATCAGTGATAAAATAGTGCAATATCATGATTCTCTCATACGACATGATGCAAAGCGTGTTTCAGAAATCATATTAGAACTAGTATCTCAATAA
- a CDS encoding Gmad2 immunoglobulin-like domain-containing protein → MKRILVMVLVVMLGLGAYQMYSNQDIETPVTEDQQNGDDQKKDPTPEAPAENDAFKIESPRPNEMVSREFLFKGKARVFEASFQYELKDGENVIESDFLMASEGAPAWGDFEKTISVPESVSDQLVLKVFVESAKDGSEINIIEIPLKVE, encoded by the coding sequence GTGAAGCGAATCTTAGTGATGGTATTGGTCGTGATGCTTGGTTTGGGCGCGTATCAAATGTATTCTAATCAAGATATTGAGACACCCGTTACTGAAGATCAGCAAAATGGAGACGATCAAAAGAAAGATCCAACTCCAGAAGCACCAGCAGAAAACGATGCTTTTAAAATTGAAAGTCCTCGACCAAACGAAATGGTTAGTAGAGAATTTCTCTTCAAAGGGAAAGCACGCGTTTTTGAAGCAAGTTTTCAGTATGAATTGAAGGATGGAGAGAACGTTATTGAATCTGATTTCCTTATGGCATCTGAAGGTGCACCAGCTTGGGGAGATTTTGAAAAAACCATCTCGGTTCCTGAAAGTGTGTCTGACCAATTAGTGCTTAAAGTGTTCGTTGAAAGTGCAAAAGACGGATCGGAAATTAATATTATAGAGATACCCCTTAAAGTTGAGTAG
- the clpP gene encoding ATP-dependent Clp endopeptidase proteolytic subunit ClpP, with amino-acid sequence MNLIPTVIEQTNRGERAYDIYSRLLKDRIIMLGSAIDDNVANSIVAQLLFLAAEDPEKDISLYINSPGGSITAGMAIFDTMQFIKPKVSTICIGMAASMGAFLLTAGEPGKRYALPNSEVMIHQPLGGTQGQAADIEIHARRIIEMREKINQIIADRSGQPVEVVERDTDRDNFMSAERAKEYGLIDDVLQQPVTK; translated from the coding sequence ATGAACTTAATCCCAACAGTTATTGAACAAACGAACCGCGGAGAACGTGCTTATGACATCTATTCCCGCCTTCTAAAAGACCGTATCATCATGCTCGGAAGCGCGATTGATGATAACGTAGCAAATTCAATTGTTGCACAGTTATTATTCTTAGCTGCAGAGGATCCTGAAAAGGATATTTCTCTTTACATTAACAGCCCGGGTGGATCGATTACTGCAGGTATGGCGATTTTTGATACGATGCAATTCATCAAACCGAAAGTCAGCACAATCTGTATCGGTATGGCAGCATCAATGGGTGCCTTCTTACTTACAGCAGGTGAGCCTGGTAAACGTTACGCTCTTCCAAACAGTGAAGTCATGATTCACCAACCACTTGGTGGAACACAAGGGCAAGCTGCTGACATTGAAATTCACGCGCGTCGTATTATTGAAATGCGAGAAAAGATCAACCAAATCATCGCAGATCGATCTGGACAGCCAGTTGAAGTTGTTGAACGCGACACAGACCGTGATAACTTCATGAGCGCAGAACGTGCAAAAGAATATGGCTTAATTGACGATGTTCTACAACAGCCAGTAACAAAATAA
- the whiA gene encoding DNA-binding protein WhiA produces the protein MSFASDTKKELTKLELKNCCSKAELSALIRMNGSISLANREIILDIPTENAAIARRIYTLIKQLYGYPAELLVRKKMRLKKNNVYIVRIKNDSRALLRELDIIDDLFSFKRDVSEAITKKSCCKRSYLRGAFLAGGSLNHPESAYHLEIFSMYEEHSQSLLSLINSFGLNAKMLERKKGFVIYMKEGEKISEFLTLIGAHNALLQFEDVRIMKDMRNSVNRLVNCETANLNKTVGASMRQVENIKLIDREMGLETLPDKLREIAELRVKYQDVTLQELGDLVSTGPISKSGINHRLRKLDELANKIRLGQS, from the coding sequence GTGTCGTTTGCATCCGATACGAAGAAAGAACTTACTAAGTTAGAATTGAAAAATTGTTGCTCAAAGGCCGAGCTTTCGGCGTTGATTCGAATGAACGGGTCCATTTCTCTAGCCAATCGAGAGATCATTCTCGATATACCAACTGAAAATGCGGCAATCGCAAGAAGAATTTATACCTTGATTAAACAGCTGTATGGATATCCTGCTGAGTTACTCGTGCGAAAGAAAATGAGGCTTAAGAAGAACAACGTCTATATCGTGCGTATAAAAAATGATTCAAGAGCACTCTTAAGAGAATTAGATATCATAGATGATCTCTTTTCCTTTAAACGTGATGTTTCCGAAGCGATTACGAAGAAAAGCTGTTGTAAACGATCCTACCTGAGAGGTGCATTCTTAGCTGGTGGTTCATTGAATCATCCTGAGTCCGCCTATCATCTAGAAATCTTTTCGATGTATGAAGAACATTCACAATCACTTCTTTCATTAATTAATTCTTTCGGGCTAAATGCTAAAATGTTAGAACGAAAGAAAGGATTCGTCATCTACATGAAAGAAGGAGAAAAGATCTCAGAATTTTTAACTTTAATTGGTGCGCATAATGCCCTTTTACAATTCGAAGATGTGCGTATTATGAAGGATATGAGAAATTCGGTTAATCGACTTGTGAACTGTGAGACCGCCAATTTAAATAAAACGGTTGGCGCATCTATGAGACAAGTTGAAAACATTAAGCTGATTGATAGAGAGATGGGACTAGAAACGTTACCTGATAAACTAAGGGAAATTGCTGAGCTGCGGGTGAAGTATCAAGATGTTACCTTGCAGGAACTTGGTGATCTTGTTTCGACGGGACCGATCAGTAAATCTGGAATCAATCACCGACTACGGAAGCTTGATGAATTAGCGAATAAAATACGCCTGGGTCAATCATAA
- a CDS encoding HPr family phosphocarrier protein, translating into MLEKELKVELKSGLQARPAALFVQEANRFNSDVFLEKDGKKVNAKSIMGIMSLAIASGATVTIMTDGKDEEEALQALESFVARAE; encoded by the coding sequence TTGTTGGAAAAGGAATTGAAAGTTGAACTGAAATCCGGATTGCAAGCTAGACCTGCAGCATTATTTGTTCAAGAAGCGAATCGGTTCAATTCGGACGTTTTCTTAGAGAAAGATGGTAAGAAGGTAAACGCAAAAAGTATAATGGGAATTATGAGTCTTGCGATTGCCTCTGGGGCAACCGTTACGATTATGACAGATGGTAAAGATGAAGAAGAAGCGCTTCAAGCACTAGAAAGCTTCGTTGCAAGAGCAGAATAA
- a CDS encoding LCP family protein, with protein sequence MPSRIDRKKQKKKGGFLKKTLLFLVILFIAVAGYAAIQYYLGLQQADPSKEMDNNYEFNAPEVKGKYNVLLLGVDAREEDESSRTDTIMIAQYDTDENKAKLVSIMRDSYVEIPGYKNNKINAAFFHGGPELLRQTIKENFDIDIHYYALVDFKGFEQIVDTIAPDGIEMDVEKRMSTNIGVTLQPGVQRLNGKELLGYARFRHDARGDYARVERQQKVVSKVKDEFTSLYGISKLPKVIGTIQPYIDTNMKSFTAIGLAKDVILNKGDIETMKIPVEGGFEETSNSAGSILQLDFEKNSQALKDFLGFDVDTTTITENNNTDEEETEES encoded by the coding sequence ATGCCTTCACGTATAGATCGGAAAAAGCAAAAGAAAAAAGGCGGTTTTCTAAAGAAAACTCTCTTATTTTTAGTGATTTTATTTATAGCTGTTGCTGGATACGCGGCCATTCAATATTACTTAGGATTACAACAAGCAGATCCTTCAAAGGAAATGGACAACAACTATGAATTCAACGCCCCTGAAGTTAAAGGAAAGTATAATGTATTGTTGTTAGGTGTCGATGCTCGAGAAGAAGATGAAAGCTCGAGAACAGATACAATTATGATTGCTCAATACGATACAGACGAGAATAAAGCTAAGCTTGTCTCTATTATGCGTGATTCATATGTCGAGATTCCAGGTTATAAAAACAATAAAATCAATGCTGCCTTCTTCCACGGAGGACCTGAATTATTGCGACAAACAATCAAAGAAAATTTTGATATCGATATTCATTATTATGCGCTGGTCGACTTTAAAGGATTTGAACAAATTGTTGATACCATTGCACCAGACGGGATCGAAATGGATGTTGAAAAAAGAATGTCAACAAACATCGGTGTCACTCTACAACCTGGAGTACAGAGGTTAAACGGAAAAGAATTATTGGGTTATGCACGTTTTCGACATGACGCAAGAGGTGACTATGCACGTGTTGAACGCCAGCAGAAAGTGGTTTCAAAAGTGAAGGATGAATTCACTAGTCTTTATGGTATAAGCAAATTACCTAAAGTGATTGGCACCATCCAACCTTATATTGATACGAATATGAAATCATTTACTGCAATTGGATTAGCAAAAGATGTGATTCTTAACAAAGGTGATATTGAAACGATGAAAATCCCTGTTGAAGGTGGATTCGAAGAGACTTCAAATTCTGCTGGCTCAATTTTGCAGCTTGATTTTGAGAAAAACTCACAAGCCCTTAAAGACTTTCTCGGTTTTGATGTAGACACAACTACAATCACAGAAAACAACAACACAGATGAAGAAGAAACAGAAGAATCCTAA
- a CDS encoding PilZ domain-containing protein, translated as MYQASNRRDFDRVAFAKPIQTSIKLLTPYDDVRSTDPEEIVVLDMSAGGLRFVSKAEFKVHYLAIYKIDVVISDKEVTLYGKIIRKKKLPQEFFEYGFKFNYDVKDQKKFRITYE; from the coding sequence GTGTACCAAGCTTCTAACAGGAGAGATTTTGATCGAGTCGCATTTGCAAAGCCCATTCAAACATCGATTAAACTCTTGACGCCTTATGATGATGTCCGATCGACTGATCCTGAGGAAATTGTTGTACTCGATATGAGTGCAGGGGGACTCCGTTTTGTGAGTAAAGCAGAATTCAAAGTCCACTACCTTGCCATCTATAAGATTGATGTTGTGATATCGGATAAAGAAGTAACTCTTTATGGAAAAATAATTCGAAAGAAAAAGCTCCCTCAAGAATTCTTTGAATATGGCTTCAAGTTCAACTATGACGTTAAAGATCAGAAGAAGTTTCGAATTACATACGAATGA
- a CDS encoding aromatic amino acid hydroxylase gives MMKQRPLPAHLRKYVVEQHHEQYSPIDHSVWRYVMRQNHNFLKDVAHEAYTDGLVSSGIKIDSIPKVDDMNESLKPFGWGAVTIDGFIPAVMFFDFQAHGYLPIATDIRKLENIDYTPAPDIIHEAAGHAPILCDSTYAEFVKKFGEIGSKALATKEEHELFDAIRTLSALLEDGSVPEQDIEAARANFKEKQEAVTEISEAEQISRLYWWTVEFGMIGSVEKPVLYGAGLLSSIGESVSSLSEEVTKLPFELDTVINTGFDITTQQPQLFVCKNFDQLLDAVEQFSETMAFKVGGTESLEKAVRSANTSTSVFSSGLQVTGTVSELIKDDDGEAIFMKTSGPTALSVDDEVIDGHGKNVHTEGFSSPIGDVVTSEKALEDWTEAEFSEQGIQVDEAFTLEFQSGVMVEGILDHVVRKNDKVILIGIKNAQVSHNGSVLFESGEGVFDMAVGTEITSVFAGAADSEHFFGGDVNEEVAHVEERELTPLEQLYGKIRKIREEEQTPQEIIATINHVVQELESFPEDWLLRLEIVEILTQKPLLPTTKHKLMSDLEQMKHQPKLKKWIDNGLHLIKVRKSA, from the coding sequence ATCATGAAACAAAGACCATTACCGGCACATTTAAGGAAATATGTTGTAGAGCAGCATCATGAACAGTATTCACCGATCGACCATTCTGTTTGGCGTTACGTGATGAGACAAAACCATAACTTCTTAAAAGATGTAGCTCATGAAGCTTATACGGATGGTCTCGTTTCATCAGGAATCAAAATCGATTCCATACCGAAAGTGGACGACATGAATGAAAGTCTCAAGCCTTTTGGATGGGGAGCCGTTACAATAGATGGTTTCATCCCTGCAGTCATGTTTTTCGATTTCCAAGCGCATGGTTACTTACCGATTGCGACAGATATCCGAAAGCTGGAGAACATTGATTACACACCTGCACCTGATATCATTCATGAAGCTGCTGGTCATGCGCCGATTTTATGTGATTCGACATACGCAGAATTCGTCAAGAAATTTGGAGAAATTGGCTCAAAGGCACTTGCTACTAAAGAAGAGCACGAACTTTTTGATGCAATCCGTACGCTATCTGCGCTTCTTGAAGATGGATCTGTTCCAGAGCAAGATATCGAAGCGGCGCGTGCAAATTTTAAAGAGAAACAAGAAGCGGTTACTGAAATATCAGAGGCGGAACAAATCTCTAGGTTATACTGGTGGACAGTGGAATTCGGCATGATCGGAAGTGTCGAGAAACCTGTTTTATACGGAGCAGGTCTACTATCTTCAATTGGGGAAAGTGTGTCGAGCCTTTCAGAAGAGGTTACAAAGCTTCCGTTTGAGTTGGACACCGTCATCAATACTGGGTTTGATATTACGACGCAACAGCCTCAATTATTTGTTTGTAAAAACTTTGATCAACTATTAGATGCTGTTGAACAATTTTCAGAAACGATGGCATTCAAGGTCGGTGGAACGGAGAGCTTGGAGAAAGCAGTTCGATCTGCAAACACTTCGACATCTGTTTTCAGTTCAGGACTCCAAGTAACAGGGACAGTATCAGAGTTAATCAAGGACGATGATGGGGAAGCAATCTTTATGAAAACTTCAGGTCCGACAGCATTGTCAGTTGATGATGAGGTCATTGATGGGCATGGTAAAAATGTTCACACAGAAGGATTCAGCTCGCCAATTGGAGACGTAGTTACCTCTGAAAAAGCACTTGAAGATTGGACGGAAGCTGAGTTTTCTGAGCAAGGCATCCAAGTGGATGAAGCATTCACGTTAGAATTTCAATCAGGTGTGATGGTGGAAGGCATCCTCGATCATGTTGTTCGAAAAAATGATAAAGTCATACTGATAGGCATTAAGAACGCGCAAGTCTCTCATAATGGATCCGTTTTATTCGAAAGCGGGGAGGGCGTGTTCGATATGGCTGTTGGAACAGAGATTACGTCAGTATTTGCTGGCGCTGCTGATAGTGAGCATTTCTTTGGTGGAGATGTGAACGAAGAGGTTGCTCATGTTGAGGAAAGAGAACTTACACCATTAGAGCAGTTATACGGAAAAATTCGTAAAATACGAGAGGAAGAGCAGACACCTCAGGAAATCATCGCAACGATTAATCATGTCGTGCAAGAATTAGAAAGCTTTCCGGAGGATTGGCTACTACGCCTGGAAATCGTTGAGATTCTAACACAAAAACCTTTATTGCCAACGACGAAGCATAAATTGATGAGTGACTTGGAACAAATGAAACACCAGCCGAAATTGAAAAAGTGGATTGATAACGGACTACATTTGATCAAAGTCCGTAAATCAGCTTAA
- the trxB gene encoding thioredoxin-disulfide reductase gives MSEEKIYDVIIAGAGPAGLTAAVYTSRANLSTLMIERGIPGGQMANTEDVENYPGYDHILGPDLSNKMFEHAKKFGAEYAYGDVKEIVDGEEYKTVIAGGGKEYKARSIIVGTGAEYKKLGVPGEKELSGRGVSYCAVCDGAFFKGKELVVVGGGDSAVEEGVYLTRFASKVTIVHRRDQLRAQKILQDRAFDNDKIEFIWNHTVKEINAENNKVGSVTLVSTEDGKEREFKTDGAFIYIGMLPLNQAVKDLGITNENGYVETNSEMETKIPGIFAAGDIREKTLRQIVTATGDGSIAAQSAQHYVESLMEKLSVNS, from the coding sequence ATGTCTGAAGAAAAAATTTATGATGTGATTATTGCAGGCGCGGGTCCAGCTGGATTAACGGCTGCTGTATATACTTCACGTGCTAACTTAAGCACATTAATGATCGAACGTGGTATTCCAGGTGGACAAATGGCGAATACCGAAGATGTGGAGAACTATCCTGGCTATGACCATATCCTCGGTCCTGACCTTTCCAACAAAATGTTTGAGCACGCGAAAAAGTTCGGTGCTGAATACGCGTATGGCGATGTGAAGGAAATCGTTGATGGTGAAGAGTATAAAACAGTCATCGCAGGTGGCGGAAAAGAATACAAAGCCCGTTCCATTATTGTCGGAACTGGTGCTGAGTATAAAAAGCTTGGTGTACCTGGTGAGAAAGAATTGAGTGGTCGCGGTGTATCTTATTGTGCCGTATGTGACGGCGCGTTCTTTAAAGGAAAAGAACTCGTTGTTGTAGGTGGGGGAGACTCAGCAGTGGAGGAAGGTGTATACCTGACTCGCTTCGCTTCTAAAGTGACGATCGTTCATCGTCGCGATCAACTGCGCGCACAAAAGATTTTACAAGACCGTGCATTCGATAATGACAAAATTGAATTTATTTGGAACCATACCGTTAAAGAAATTAATGCTGAGAACAATAAGGTCGGTAGTGTGACACTTGTAAGCACTGAAGATGGTAAAGAACGTGAATTCAAAACGGATGGTGCATTTATTTACATCGGAATGCTTCCATTGAACCAAGCTGTTAAAGATCTAGGCATAACGAACGAAAACGGTTATGTTGAAACGAATTCAGAAATGGAAACGAAAATCCCTGGGATCTTTGCTGCAGGAGATATCCGTGAGAAAACACTACGCCAAATCGTTACAGCTACAGGTGATGGCAGTATTGCTGCACAAAGTGCCCAGCATTATGTTGAATCCTTAATGGAAAAGTTGAGCGTTAATTCTTAA